From one Dermacentor silvarum isolate Dsil-2018 chromosome 3, BIME_Dsil_1.4, whole genome shotgun sequence genomic stretch:
- the LOC119444084 gene encoding uncharacterized protein LOC119444084, protein MYNDVSAESTCGLLRSICLPPMKGGYYIVHAAISKTTGSVLAGHCLCPAGLRGTCQHFVGLILQAIHLAQKDAVMCTEVSCTWIVPAQAKKPEQPLPLQDITFHSRKNEGGKRAAVRPTARALTE, encoded by the exons ATGTATAACGACGTGTCAGCGGAATCCACGTGCGGACTTTTACGTAGTATCTGCCTTCCGCCCATGAAAGGCGGATATTACATCGTGCACGCCGCCATTTCGAAGACGACGGGCTCCGTCTTGGCAGGCCATTGCCTCTGCCCCGCAGG CCTTAGGGGCACATGCCAACATTTTGTTGGATTAATCCTTCAAGCGATTCACTTGGCGCAAAAGGATGCAGTAATGTGCACGGAGGTTTCATGTACTTGGATTGTTCCTGCCCAAG ccaaaaAGCCTGAGCAACCTCTGCCTCTGCAAGACATCACTTTTCACTCAAGGAAAAATGAAGGTGGGAAAAGGGCGGCGGTTCGACCCACTGCCAGGGCTCTCACCGAGTGA